A genomic stretch from Podospora pseudoanserina strain CBS 124.78 chromosome 3, whole genome shotgun sequence includes:
- the PEP7 gene encoding carboxypeptidase Y-deficient (EggNog:ENOG503NW74; BUSCO:EOG092629RT; COG:S), whose protein sequence is MSAPRRLGGGRILGSGSKGLAPPSSSSSTPAPGGANPRRASANTARAVSPFPPSESSVSVGSYHSRLSSPNSLSPPLSSTLPPFAQDLVSHVSLAGPSNRASSSGGLVCPICNEEMVTLLQLNRHLDDVHQELPEAEQDEVKSWFDKQVLKAKRFQPLSLINQKLRGMDVFESNESQPVSAPAAPGRIAETVVDPEELVTRKHWQRSSGNDTCTDPTCDRKLGPLNGSVNCRKCGRLFCEEHTMYQMKLSRSANHEPVRGIWCRVCETCYKSRGGYNDHNGVSRDHTADFAAVRARKVERQRLEVQRLEKRLTKLTRLLAEGPQDAGVNSALLSPLGGAKHIRKTIEQSVVAWEEDASVARCPFCKQEFRSWTFRRHHCRICGRVVCADPATGCSSEIGFNVATPTALPAAEKPTGGGHISVDVRMCCDCKTTIFSHRDFTDSITHKPPDQIAYENLRQFELGIRNMMPKFHKALVALQPPDDNSNKPPPTHAEIQHAASIRKRLTYSFRQYGEAAKRIQNMPTDSPTQRVLQQKIYAAASAFMHTNMLPLKSLPSILKASGPGHRRLLSNGPSHSPLRNGESATFDAETSSVGGASEVSTAVSALETEEKEAKEKLIVLEEQRFMVHEMLNHARAARRFEEVTALTKNIEELDREIEGSKRTVADVAEKFQGLYVGGA, encoded by the exons ATGTCGGCGCCCCGGAGGCTGGGAGGTGGCCGCATCctgggcagcggcagcaaggGGCTCGCCCcgccctcgtcgtcatcctcgactCCTGCTCCAGGAGGTGCCAACCCACGACGGGCCAGCGCCAACACAGCTCGCGCCGTGAGCCCATTCCCGCCCTCGGAAAGCAGTGTTAGCGTCGGCTCGTATCATTCGAGACTCTCGtctcccaactccctctcGCCGCCTTTGTCCAGCACGCTTCCGCCCTTCGCCCAGGATCTCGTCTCCCATGTCAGCCTCGCCGGTCCCTCGAACCGCGCCTCCAGCAGCGGAGGGCTGGTTTGCCCAATATGCAACGAGGAAATGGTTACTCTGCTCCAGCTCAACCGCCACCTAGACGACGTGCACCAGGAGCTCCCCGAGGCCGAGCAGGACGAGGTCAAATCGTGGTTCGACAAGCAGGTGCTCAAAGCCAAGCGGTTCCAGCCGCTGTCTCTGATCAACCAGAAGCTACGCGGCATGGACGTGTTCGAGTCCAACGAAAGCCAACCTGTCTCAGCGCCGGCAGCCCCAGGCCGGATTGCAGAAACTGTTGTCGAtcccgaggagctggtgacGAGGAAACACTGGCAGAGGTCATCGGGCAACGACACATGCACAGACCCGACATGCGATAGGAAATTGGGACCGCTGAACGGCAGCGTAAATTGCAGGAAGTGCGGGAGGTTGTTCTGCGAGGAGCACACAATGTACCAGATGAAGCTGTCGAGGTCAGCCAACCACGAACCGGTCCGGGGCATCTGGTGTCGCGTGTGTGAGACGTGCTACAAGTCGAGGGGGGGCTACAATGACCACAATGGTGTTTCACGAGACCATACGGCGGACTTTGCTGCCGTGCGTGCCAGGAAGGTGGAGAGGCAACGCCTCGAGGTCCAGAGgctggagaagaggttgaccaAGCTGACTAGGCTGTTGGCCGAGGGGCCTCAGGACGCGGGTGTCAACTCGGCGTTGCTATCACCGCTCGGCGGGGCAAAACACATCAGAAAGACTATTGAGCAATCTGTGGTGGCTTGGGAAGAAGATGCGTCTGTGGCGAGGTGCCCGTTCTGCAAGCAAGAGTTTCGGTCTTGGACGTTTAGGAGGCATCACTGCAGGATATGTGGCAGGGTTGTGTGTGCGGATCCGGCGACGGGGTGTTCGAGTGAGATTGGATTCAATGTCGCAACCC CAACCGCTTTGCCCGCAGCCGAGAAGCCAACCGGTGGTGGCCATATCAGTGTCGATGTCAGGATGTGCTGCGACTGCAAAACGACCATCTTCTCACACCGAGATTTTACTGATTCGATTACCCACAAGCCTCCGGATCAGATCGCGTACGAGAACCTACGCCAGTTTGAGCTGGGCATCCGAAACATGATGCCAAAATTTCACAAAGCACTGGTGGCATTGCAGCCGCCTGACGAtaacagcaacaaaccaccGCCAACACACGCCGAGATCCAGCACGCTGCCAGCATTCGCAAGCGCCTCACATACTCGTTTCGCCAATATGGCGAGGCAGCAAAGCGCATTCAGAACATGCCCACCGACAGCCCTACGCAACGGGTGCTTCAACAAAAGATTTATGCCGCTGCTTCGGCCTTCATGCACACCAATATGCTTCCCCTGAAGAGCTTGCCATCTATTTTGAAAGCCAGCGGGCCAGGCCACCGGCGCTTGCTCTCCAACGGGCCGTCGCACTCGCCCCTGCGAAACGGTGAGTCGGCCACATTCGATGCCGAAACTTCCAGCGTGGGAGGGGCGAGCGAGGTCAGCACCGCCGTGTCGGCTCTCGAgacagaggagaaggaggcaaAGGAGAAGCTGATTGTCTTGGAGGAGCAGCGGTTTATGGTGCACGAGATGCTCAATCATGcaagggcggcgaggagatTCGAGGAGGTCACGGCGTTGACCAAGAACATCGAGGAGCTGGACAGGGAAATTGAAGGCTCAAAACGAACTGTGGCCGATGTTGCGGAGAAGTTCCAGGGGCTGTATGTTGGAGGAGCATGA
- a CDS encoding hypothetical protein (EggNog:ENOG503P7E7) yields MGQKSSCLTHKHTGLGTASAEQHRQPENGTAQDLLKDIARKSKLQARGMSGKCQDGEAGTGSSMHVAEQNGNAVGESASTKRLRITSTEDTDTETTVTAPVVQEVVKPHVHEIRQEEIHRDIHVHTNHTIIQPVYDLEALPPRHFVPDETGKLVEVSESDLPACTGRNAQWHIAAGPVPDKTKSKQALGTAAITKTGSPNSSSRAMNDSDTSSSTDSVPVMEVGQQEEATPIVQKAAVPRSITTQANEGTTKKTSRLPKPSTAGQTTTVAAK; encoded by the exons ATGGGACAGAAGAGCAGTTGCCTCACGCACAAACATACCGGTTTAGGAACCGCATCGGCCGAACAGCATCGCCAGCCTGAGAACGGCACAGCCCAGGACCTTCTCAAGGATATCGCCCGGAAAAGCAAGCTCCAGGCTCGCGGGATGTCGGGGAAATGTCAAGATGGCGAGGCTGGCACCGGGAGCTCGATGCACGTAGCGGAGCAGAATGGAAACGCAGTTGGCGAGAGTGCATCAACAAAGCGGTTGAGGATCACCTCAACTGAAGATACTGATACGGAGACAACTGTTACTGCGC CCGTCGTTCAAGAGGTCGTGAAACCCCACGTCCACGAGATTCGACAAGAGGAAATCCATCGCGACATCCATGTACACACAAACCACACCATTATCCAGCCTGTCTACGATCTCGAAGCTCTACCACCGCGGCACTTTGTCCCCGACGAGACTGGAAAGCTGGTTGAGGTCAGCGAGTCAGACCTACCCGCGTGCACGGGACGAAATGCCCAATGGCACATCGCGGCTGGCCCCGTCCCCGACAAAACCAAGAGCAAGCAGGCTCTCGGGACGGCGGCGATTACCAAAACCGGGTCACCCaatagcagcagcagggccaTGAACGACTCGGACACTTCCTCGTCGACGGATTCCGTGCCCGTGATGGAGGTTggccagcaagaagaagcg ACGCCAATTGTGCAGAAGGCTGCCGTACCAAGGTCAATAACGACGCAAGCCAATGAAGGTACGACAAAGAAAACCTCTCGACTGCCGAAACCGTCGACTGCGGGTCAAACAACAACGGTGGCTGCAAAGTAG
- a CDS encoding hypothetical protein (BUSCO:EOG09260UXC; COG:S; EggNog:ENOG503NU02) codes for MGSQNGDTPVSSLPELVEQGKYLEVLLSEPGKALIRSYVHQQQSPSPPPQDQNHNSNSKIVGLAAFNAFLQGNVTGPVLDDTLLSRVEKAFGTTENERKDLARRCLAELQVDGVGVYAYVPLLELFGLARWVLLGLGDDEKERLRVNVWHYKLLTEPSLGSGSSFNKGLQWCEVPSLRAEIERALEGGQEKDGEALVERAMVWIMLGQEKKARGVLEEARRERGFVYTLTGALGRRTKFQERSTSQLVVLARSKGAFESGGGEVRPEGLKLNDDTLLEELKFDKEGGETDIGERDDEKEDVPVELRDIKPDEQPQLAPLDQIILLAEATLKDAFSPADTLTSEEVLPFAVRVISDQGKTNWQIYTHALLVRSRIEVHRSRTMERGVLQMQAVVDQVVVDTTQPERAQTQEEKEGGEENGVPEIKVSVHGDEAAPVDNKPKSFFPAAKPSETAPPEVRLQYIHTLSSPPRWHLESELAYSWAGVGSLVSAMEIFKRLRLWAEVALCYASNAAREDEGGRGKDGEARAKAILRWRLFNKTGTAPENSEQDADEEDVDLDKIREADYHGPQRTPPPSNAPRLWCLLGDLENEKKYYERAWEISGQRYARAQKSLGEYYLQQKDLLSARDAYKQAVHVNRLSNELWNRLGDISLRMGEFADAAEAFSRAISSSDSNGGEDARTWSNLGSAFYSLYVERVKELRQQNENGVSAESAAVPGDDEDEETVEKKEAKDPKTLLTQSLHAYKKGASISHDNWRIWDNVITLASRLRPIAVQEVLLGLQHVVRIRKSEDAVDVDVLRLLLNEAVLSVEKPAGTGIYDPPRGSTERAVVQFLETSIVPLTTARSEFWELITRERVWKRDFAGAIDAAEKAWRAAMGGAGGGLLPGASSTGPDGKSRNWLEDKDAWALVVERTDELVSVLENYGEEVPEIGGKWKGKARLAVRSVMGKGKEAWEDTEEWDRLKGLLEGLK; via the coding sequence ATGGGGTCACAAAACGGCGATACCCCCGTTTCCTCCTTGCCTGAGCTTGTGGAGCAAGGCAAATACCTCGAGGTTTTGCTGTCTGAACCAGGCAAAGCGCTGATTCGGAGCTAtgtccaccagcagcagtcgccatcaccaccaccacaggaCCAGAatcacaacagcaacagcaaaatTGTCGGACTAGCCGCTTTTAACGCTTTCTTGCAGGGGAATGTCACCGGCCCTGTGCTTGacgacaccctcctctctcgGGTCGAGAAAGCGTTTGGGACGACTGAGAATGAGAGGAAGGATCTCGCGAGGAGATGCCTGGCGGAGCTGCAGGTAGATGGCGTGGGGGTGTACGCGTATGTCCCGCTGTTGGAACTTTttgggttggcgaggtgggttttgttggggttgggcgatgatgagaaggagaggttgagggtgaaTGTCTGGCATTACAAGCTCTTGACGGAGCCGAGTTTGGGGAGCGGGAGCAGTTTCAACAAGGGGTTGCAGTGGTGTGAGGTGCCCAGTTTGAGGGCGGAGATTGAGCGGGCGCTGGAGGGGGGACAGGAAAAGGACGGGGAGGCGTTGGTCGAGAGGGCCATGGTCTGGATTATGCTtgggcaggagaagaaggctaggggggtgctggaggaggcgaggagggagagggggtttgtttatACGCTTACTGGAGCTTTGGGTAGAAGGACGAAGTTTCAGGAGAGGAGCACGAGTCAACTTGTTGTTTTGGCGAGGAGTAAGGGGGCGTTTGAgagcgggggtggggaggtgaggcCCGAGGGGCTGAAGTTGAATGATGATActttgttggaggagttgaagtTTGAtaaagaggggggagagacGGATATcggggagagggatgatgagaaggaggatgtgcCGGTGGAGTTGAGGGATATCAAACCGGATGAGCAGCCGCAGCTCGCGCCGCTGGATCAGATTATCTTGTTGGCGGAGGCCACGCTCAAAGATGCGTTCTCACCGGCGGACACTTTGACctcggaggaggtgttgCCTTTTGCGGTGAGGGTCATCTCGGATCAGGGCAAGACAAACTGGCAGATTTATACGCATGCGCTGCTGGTGAGGTCGAGGATTGAGGTACACAGGAGCAGGACGATGGAGAGAGGGGTGCTGCAGAtgcaggcggtggtggatcaGGTCGTTGTTGATACCACACAGCCGGAGCGTGCCCAGACgcaagaggaaaaggagggaggggaggagaatggGGTACCGGAAATCAAGGTCTCTGTGCATGGCGACGAAGCTGCCCCCGTCGACAACAAGCCAAaatccttcttccccgccgCCAAACCGTCAGAGACAGCACCTCCAGAAGTCAGATTGCAGTACATTCACACGTTGAGCTCGCCACCACGATGGCATCTGGAGTCAGAGCTGGCCTACTCCTGGGCTGGTGTCGGATCGCTGGTGTCCGCCATGGAGATCTTCAAGCGCCTTCGCCTGTGGGCAGAGGTGGCACTTTGCTATGCCAGTAATGCCGCGAGGGAAGACGAAGGCGGGCGCGGAAAGGATGGAGAGGCCAGGGCAAAGGCTATCCTCCGGTGGAGGCTATTCAACAAGACGGGAACCGCCCCTGAGAACTCGGAGCAAGACGCAGACGAGGAAGACGTGGACCTTGACAAGATCAGAGAGGCCGACTACCATGGCCCCCAGCGGACGCCACCGCCCTCCAACGCCCCTCGCCTGTGGTGTCTTCTTGGAGACCTTGAGAACGAAAAGAAATACTACGAGCGGGCCTGGGAGATTTCGGGTCAACGATATGCCAGAGCCCAAAAGTCTTTAGGAGAATACTACTTGCAACAAAAGGATCTGCTCAGCGCCCGAGATGCGTACAAACAGGCGGTGCACGTCAACAGGCTGAGCAACGAGTTGTGGAACCGTCTGGGAGACATCAGCTTGCGCATGGGAGAGTTTGCCGATGCCGCTGAGGCGTTTAGCAGAGCCATCTCGTCCTCCGACTCCaatggcggcgaggatgccAGGACGTGGAGTAACCTTGGCAGCGCCTTTTACAGTCTCTATGTCGAGCGGGTCAAGGAGTTGAGGCAGCAAAACGAGAACGGCGTGTCAGCCGAGTCAGCAGCTGTccctggtgatgatgaagacgaggagacggttgagaagaaggaggcaaAGGACCCAAAGACTTTGCTGACCCAGTCGTTGCATGCCTACAAGAAGGGGGCTTCGATTTCGCATGACAACTGGCGCATCTGGGACAATGTTATTACCCTGGCCTCTCGGCTGCGACCGATTGCTGTCCAGGAGGTTCTTCTCGGCTTGCAGCATGTGGTTAGGATCAGGAAGAGCGAGGAcgcggttgatgttgatgttttgaGGCTACTGCTCAACGAGGCTGTGTTGTCTGTGGAGAAGCCGGCTGGAACGGGCATCTACGACCCCCCTCGTGGATCGACCGAGAGAGCGGTGGTGCAGTTCTTGGAGACGTCGATTGTTCCCCTGACTACGGCCCGTTCTGAGTTCTGGGAGCTCATCACCAGAGAGCGAGTTTGGAAGAGAGACTTTGCGGGCGCCATTGACGCGGCTGAAAAGGCCTGGCGCGCTGCCATGggcggtgctggcggtggccTGCTCCCCGGTGCCAGCAGCACAGGGCCTGATGGGAAGAGCAGGAACTGGTTGGAGGACAAGGATGCGTGGGCTCTCGTTGTCGAGAGAACAGATGAACTGGTCTCGGTCCTCGAGAActatggcgaggaggttccCGAAATCGGGGGCAAGTGGAAGGGCAAGGCTCGGTTGGCCGTCAGAAGTGTCATGGGCAAGGGCAAAGAGGCCTGGGAGGACACGGAAGAGTGGGATAGACTCAAGGGCTTGCTGGAGGGACTAAAGTAG
- a CDS encoding hypothetical protein (EggNog:ENOG503NVG4; COG:S) — protein sequence MIRLLQPINFPTPIHPHLSFRNKQLTIMDRAKQAVDEFVSKAGHHDTTVEERVAPAVKKETVRPTQHEEINTAIDKEVHQDHYHRKVQPIHDTEVLPEQHIHNRGKVVNREFDNRDNEATERALRAEAGKIKDERTVTGTTHTQSHAPVVQGEQVHHHVHETIQPVIHKETIQPSVVHTTVPIHEVHHEQAKHHGTTTLPAMSMNEFKQQGGALGGSSERYGAFEGCPKGVHQQGCGHEIGSGPAPNKMTSSTSRSTATTGTSGISSSSMSSSEENISSTTGTTGLGSSSVNTEKAKPSLLDRLNPMKDADGDGKRGFMR from the exons atgATCCGTCTATTGCAACCCATCAACTTCCCCACACCAATTCACCCTCATCTCTCTTTCCGAAACAAACAACTCACCATCATGGATCGAGCAAAGCAAGCCGTCGACGAGTTCGTCTCCAAGGCAGGTCACCACGACACCACGGTCGAGGAGCGGGTCGCACCCGCCGTGAAAAAGGAAACCGTCCGCCCAACCCAGCACGAGGAGATCAACACCGCCATCGACAAGGAGGTCCACCAGGACCACTACCATCGCAAGGTCCAGCCCATCCACGACACCGAAGTCCTTCCCGAGCAGCACATCCACAATCGCGGCAAGGTCGTCAACCGCGAGTTCGACAACCGCGACAACGAGGCCACCGAGAGAGCCTTGAGAGCCGAGGCCGGCAAGATCAAAGATGAGCGCACCGTTACGGGCACCACCCACACGCAGAGCCACGCCCCCGTCGTTCAGGGTGAGCAGGTTCACCA CCACGTCCACGAGACGATTCAACCTGTGATCCACAAGGAGACCATCCAACCCTCAGTGGTCCACACCACGGTGCCCATCCACGAGGTCCACCACGAGCAGGCCAAGCACCACGGCACCACCACTCTCCCGGCCATGTCGATGAACGAATTCAAGCAGCAGGGTGGTGCTCTGGGAGGAAGCTCCGAGCGCTACGGTGCCTTTGAGGGCTGCCCCAAGGGTGTGCATCAGCAGGGCTGCGGCCACGAGATTGGCAGCGGACCCGCTCCCAACAAGATGACCTCGAGCACCAGCAGAAGCACTGCCACCACTGGTACATCAGGcatttcttcttcgtccatGTCCTCGTCCGAAGAGAACATTTCCAGCACTACTGGCACGACCGGTCTTGGCTCGAGCAGCGTCAACACGGAGAAGGCGAAGCCCAGCTTGCTCGATCGGCTGAACCCCATGAAGGAtgctgatggtgatggcaaGAGGGGGTTCATGAGATAG
- the MET8 gene encoding Bifunctional dehydrogenase and ferrochelatase (COG:H; EggNog:ENOG503NYT8): MVTLEWRFRSRLLFHPSRHRHVFFSAANPFRASITIVATAKTHGGMAESRPQEKYPAIQGGGSLMIAWQVKGKPVLVIGGGEVAAGRIVHLLNADAVVTVICPSSGLNAEVSYRVAQKQVTHVDRIFLPSDLDDKDWSMVLVAIDDPAASTQIWKLCKQKRLVANIADVPPECDFYFGSVHRDGPLQIMVSTNGKGPRLASMIRRFIAKQLPSNAGRAIEAIGELRVKLRQVAPKPEEGPKRMSWMKDVSDRYSWEEMCEMTDEDMTNLLTFYEPNRVPSFHDLRGMRASAIEAAKADVFDGSFGFSVGA; the protein is encoded by the exons ATGGTGACTCTTGAATGGCGCTTTCGATCTCGTCTGCTTTTCCACCCAtctcgccatcgccatgtcTTCTTTTCTGCTGCCAACCCCTTCCGTgcttccatcaccatcgtcgcGACCGCAAAGACACACGGCGGCATGGCTGAATCACGACCGCAGGAAAAGTACCCCGCCATCCAGGGCGGCGGGAGCCTGATGATTGCATGGCAGGTCAAGGGCAAACCTGTCCTTgtcatcggcggcggtgag GTAGCGGCAGGACGGAttgtccacctcctcaacgcCGATGCCGTCGTCACCGTCATCTGTCCCTCGAGCGGCCTGAACGCCGAAGTCTCGTATCGTGTCGCCCAAAAGCAGGTAACCCACGTCGACCggatcttcctcccctcgGACCTCGACGACAAGGACTGGTCTATGGTCCTCGTAGCCATCGACGATCCTGCCGCCTCGACCCAGATCTGGAAGCTGTGCAAGCAGAAGCGCCTGGTGGCCAACATTGCCGATGTCCCGCCCGAGTGCGACTTTTACTTTGGCAGCGTGCACCGCGATGGACCACTACAGATCATGGTGTCCACCAATGGCAAGGGGCCGAGGCTGGCGAGCATGATCAGACGCTTCATTGCGAAGCAACTGCCGTCCAATGCTGGGAGGGCCATTGAGGCCATTGGCGAGCTGCGCGTCAAGCTGCGCCAGGTTGCGCCCAAGCCCGAGGAGGGCCCCAAGCGCATGTCCTGGATGAAGGACGTGAGCGACAGGTACAGCTGGGAGGAGATGTGTGAGATGACGGACGAAGACATGACCAACCTGCTCACGTTCTATGAGCCCAACAGGGTGCCAAGCTTCCATGATCTCAGGGGGATGAGAGCAAGTGCTATCGAAGCAGCCAAGGCAGATGTGTTCGACGGGTCGTTCGGGTTCAGCGTTGGTGCATGA
- a CDS encoding hypothetical protein (EggNog:ENOG503NZ9I; COG:S; CAZy:CE5) — protein MGSEGVSSEPSLDPSPTCAPLIPPLKMKVSTITLPMLASLAAANPVELTERQSCPPIHIFGARETTVPQGYGTSQGLVNMVAQAYPGATREAIVYPACGGQSQCGGVSYENSARQGTAAVVRAVTTLNQRCPDTKIVLIGYSQGGQIMDGALCGGAGATLTGAPLAAVKAAIFMGDPMYNQGLPYNVGTCRARGFAGRPNGFQCSPGNPAIIQSYCDSTDPYCCTGNDANSHQQYVNKYGQQALAFIRRQLDAA, from the exons ATGGGCTCTGAAGGTGTCAGCAGTGAGCCGAGCCTCGACCCGTCACCAACCTGTGCTCCTCTCATACCGCCTCTCAAAATGAAGGTctcaaccatcaccctccctaTGCTGGCCAGCctggccgccgccaacccAGTCGAGCTCACCGAGCGACAATCCTGCCCCCCAATCCACATCTTCGGCGCCCGCGAGACCACAGTTCCCCAAGGCTATGGAACCTCCCAGGGGCTAGTCAACATGGTAGCCCAGGCCTACCCCGGCGCCACGCGGGAAGCGATCGTCTATCCCGCCTGCGGTGGGCAATCCCAATGCGGCGGTGTGAGCTACGAGAATTCTGCTCGCCAGGGGACCGCCGCCGTGGTCCGCGCCGTTACAACCCTCAACCAGCGGTGCCCCGACACCAAGATTGTCCTGATCGGATACTCCCAGGGCGGTCAGATCATGGACGGTGCGCTCTGCGGCGGGGCGGGCGCTACCCTCACGGGTGCTCCTCTTGCTGCCGTCAAGGCGGCTATTTTCATGGGCGATCCGATGTATAACCAGGGGTTGCCGTACAATGTTGGGACTTGCAGGGCTAGAGGG TTTGCTGGCCGACCCAACGGCTTCCAGTGCTCTCCGGGCAACCCGGCAATCATCCAGTCGTACTGCGACTCCACCGACCCGTATTGCTGCACTGGCAACGATGCCAACTCGCATCAGCAGTATGTCAACAAGTACGGGCAGCAGGCCTTGGCTTTCATCCGTCGCCAGCTGGATGCTGCGTAA
- a CDS encoding hypothetical protein (EggNog:ENOG503P47W; COG:S), whose product MPPSPAPTISPRANPDHSNITISTSPTDDYRPRYRFYNNTFSLHRVSPLYLGPEPDHSGGADPPPITIGPAQLRLVAQRLRDVLVGDVTRGVEVGLTAADSDSASKIANSMGSLEVVVVRPVEAADLLDVSLEKMKDQYRQDEGSQELVRSWHALEARVKGKLGLAIELVYEHSMGLAFLLPDLSKSSALAPGAADDETGTGRFLWLPVMLMRMPAPVRVAVTQFLEREFDCKISPTRFGTRTMVGGLERWMETLERNKKEQEKDLLVAVGFNTVAMMPRQMVAVEGGKEELNKPGLATIDVIIPWSKLIPFWKRGKEMEEGEMRRRYEEGGVEYKASAVTLAGKQGMREEGWGWRSEVHQPFLEALSMYTKRTIAMGLFHPAVRIVKVGCSGFTAAEGRLKIFPTMDRAGVVDLLAMLCEKAVSQQR is encoded by the coding sequence ATGCCACCCTCACCCGCGCCCACCATATCCCCCCGCGCCAATCCAGACCACTCCAACATCAcaatctccacctccccaaccgaCGACTACCGCCCCAGGTACAGATTCTacaacaacaccttctccctccaccgCGTCTCCCCCCTCTACCTGGGACCCGAGCCCGACCACAGCGGCGGCGCcgaccctccccccatcaccattGGCCCAGCCCAGCTCCGCCTCGTCGCCCAGCGACTGCGGGATGTGCTTGTCGGGGATGTCACCCGAGGCGTGGAGGTCGGTCTCACAGCTGCAGACAGCGACAGCGCCAGCAAGATCGCCAACAGCATGGGCAGCctcgaggtggtggtggtgagaccTGTAGAGGCGGCTGATTTGCTCGATGTGAGTCTGGAAAAGATGAAGGATCAGTACCGGCAGGACGAAGGGAGCCAAGAGCTGGTGCGTTCATGGCACGCGCTGGAGGCGAGGGTCAAGGGGAAGCTGGGGTTGGCGATAGAGCTGGTGTATGAGCATTCGATGGGCCTGGCGTTTCTCTTGCCTGACCTGTCCAAGTCGTCGGCGCTGGCGCCTGGTGCGGCGGATGATGAGACGGGGACGGGCCGGTTTCTGTGGCTGCCGGtcatgttgatgaggatgccTGCTCCGGTCAGGGTGGCGGTGACGCagtttttggagagggagtttgaCTGCAAGATTAGTCCGACCAGGTTTGGGACCAGGacgatggtgggggggttggagaggtggaTGGAGACGTTGGAGAGgaacaagaaggagcaggagaaggatcTGCTTGTAGCGGTGGGGTTTAACACTGTAGCGATGATGCCGAGGcagatggtggcggtggagggggggaaggaggagttgaacAAGCCGGGCTTGGCTACGATTGATGTCATTATTCCGTGGAGCAAACTGATCCCGTTTTGGAAGCGcgggaaggagatggaggagggggagatgcggaggaggtatgaagaggggggtgtggAATACAAGGCTTCGGCTGTCACGTTGGCCGGAAAAcaggggatgagggaggagggatgggggtggaggagcgaGGTTCACCAGCCTTTCCTTGAGGCTCTGTCAATGTACACCAAGAGAACCATCGCGATGGGACTGTTTCATCCAGCGGTGCGGATCGTCAAGGTTGGCTGCTCGGGATTCACGGCGGCCGAGGGAAGATTGAAGATCTTTCCTACGATGGACAGGGCTGGGGTGGTAGACTTGTTGGCTATGTTGTGTGAGAAGGCTGTTTCGCAGCAGCGTTGA